The stretch of DNA CTGTTCACCACATCTGCTGTTTGCTGTGTATCTTCAGCTATCTGATTGATTTTATTAATGGTGTTGGTTACCGATTGATTGCCCGCTTGGGCAATCTGTACTACTTTTTCGCTTTCCTCAGCCGCACTAT from Peptococcaceae bacterium 1198_IL3148 encodes:
- a CDS encoding methyl-accepting chemotaxis protein; the encoded protein is SAAEESEKVVQIAQAGNQSVTNTINKINQIAEDTQQTADVVNRLGTLSREVGNITVLITNIADQTNLLALNAAIEAARAGEHGK